A single Mytilus trossulus isolate FHL-02 chromosome 12, PNRI_Mtr1.1.1.hap1, whole genome shotgun sequence DNA region contains:
- the LOC134692503 gene encoding uncharacterized protein LOC134692503, whose product MANSISAEETYYLRIANLLLKVAPTAVRVKFDKEFYPSGFQTVLNQNRTKIQGLTQKRIINLKQWSLLFPSSGTAVSSTFDVTLMICLLRNLAKINIQDNLPLSTDTSEGAALSRIKYYRNEIAHNESGTLTEKQFHTLWGEVSQAITLLGGQNYNQFCADLKVRDLDGHDKEVLIELRNIRSETIPKGAIVVHTSLLEDWSTNDGKVVPTKAFQRILKLLEEEHVLTVIGPPGCGKSTAIHHAALQLRDQEDYVVVPVNFPGEIIQYYNPECKQVFVYDDICGKYAINHQMLDNWCVQSNAIQVILSSTKVKILSSCRSYIFKDRCFCKVKLLSEVHFDVTSENYALTEKERSLIAEVYLSANEVTTLQKSNVFTKYEFFPLLCQLYSSKESGDVEKYFSDPIEAINVELESLMNETDQTTFATLFLFVIYNNCIDETIFNQKLEIRNILLDLSDHFEISSVLSITVVKLQLKKLINSFVKKCKNSYSMIHDKIFDILVLFCGNKYFDVCLEVAHTDIIRDRFHFVSLNTEVSEGIIIVSADKEDAYFDRISNDIRNGFIANVFTNSHITYISYQQKIITHLKKNEDLLNIVLSLSEKESSPLLAVANQGLSYLVHSLIDIGFKVNVLDEKGRSPLFLSADFDYIETVEILLNNFANPDLCDDKKISPLHLSCLNGNIEMVKLLINSMCSKNIRNYFGHTPLTFASLLGHTDIVTFLLENESDANAISKNNNTALHAACYFDNVEIVQLLLDYECDPSILSIYKESPLLVACANNSILSAGVLLENGCNPNMYTQIEGMYVP is encoded by the exons ATGGCAAATTCAATTAGTGCAGAAGAGACATATTATCTACGTATTGCAAATTTGCTGCTCAAAGTAGCGCCTACAGCTGTCAGAGTTAAATTTGATAAGGAGTTTTATCCATCAGGATTTCAGACAGTTCTtaatcaaaacagaacaaaaatcCAGGGACTAACGCAGAAGAGgataataaatctaaaacaatggAGCTTACTTTTTCCAAGCTCAG GTACAGCTGTCTCGTCCACTTTTGATGTTACTCTAATGATATGCCTACTCAGGAATCTGGCTAAAATAAATATCCAAGACAACCTTCCATTATCAACTGATACAAGTGAAGGGGCTGCTTTGTCAAGAATCAAATATTACCGAAACGAAATTGCTCATAACGAAAGTGGAACATTGACAGAAAAACAGTTTCATACACTTTGGGGAGAAGTTAGTCAG GCTATAACATTACTTGGAGGACAAAATTACAATCAATTTTGTGCTGATTTGAAAGTCAGAGATCTTGATGGACATGACAAAGAAGTTTTGATAGAACTTAGAAATATCAGAAGTGAAACTATCCCGAAAGGAGCaatag TTGTACATACCAGTCTATTAGAAGATTGGTCCACTAATGATGGAAAGGTTGTTCCAACTAAAGCTTTCCAAcgtatattaaaacttttggaAGAAGAACACGTGTTGACAGTTATAGGTCCACCAGGTTGTGGGAAATCGACAGCGATACACCATGCTGCTCTGCAGCTACGCGACCAAGAAGATTATGTTGTAGTTCCAGTTAATTTTCCAGGTGAAATCATACAGTACTACAATCCAGAGTGCAAACAAGTATTTGTTTATGATGATATATGTGGTAAATATGCTATAAACCATCAAATGCTGGACAATTGGTGTGTACAATCTAATGCAATCCAGGTCATTTTAAGCAGCACAAAAGTGAAAATATTAAGCTCATGCAGAAGTTATATTTTCAAAGATAGATGCTTTTGTAAAGTAAAACTTCTTTCTGAAGTTCATTTTGACGTAACATCAGAAAATTATGCTTTGACTGAGAAAGAAAGATCTCTCATTGCAGAGGTATACCTATCAGCAAATGAAGTAACAACTTTACAGAAATCAAACGTATTTACGAAATACGAGTTCTTTCCCCTTTTATGTCAGTTGTACTCATCAAAAGAGTCCGGTGatgtagaaaaatatttttcggATCCCATTGAAGCAATTAATGTAGAGCTAGAATCTCTAATGAACGAAACCGATCAAACAACTTTTGCAacactatttttatttgttatctaCAATAACTGTATAGACGAAACCATTTTCAATCAGAAGTTAGAAATACGAAATATTTTACTGGATCTATCTGACCATTTTGAAATTTCGTCTGTTTTGTCAATAACTGTTGTCAAATTGCAATTGAAAAAACTCATCAATAGTTTTGTAAAGAAATGTAAAAACTCTTACAGCATGATCCACGACAAGATTTTTGACATCCTGGTTTTGTTTTGCggtaacaaatattttgatgtcTGTCTCGAAGTCGCGCATACAGATATAATACGTGACCGATTTCATTTTGTGTCACTGAATACGGAAGTGTCcgaaggtatcattattgtttcgGCAGATAAAGAAGATGCATATTTTGACAGAATTTCAAATGATATTCGTAATGGTTTTATAGCCAACGTCTTTACAAATAgtcatataacatatatatcgTATCAACAGAAAATAATTACACATCTGAAAAAGAACGAGGATTTACTGAACATTGTTTTGTCCCTATCAGAGAAAGAATCTTCACCATTACTTGCTGTTGCAAATCAAGGACTCAGTTATCTTGTACACTCTCTGATTGATATTGGATTTAAAGTAAATGTTCTCGACGAAAAGGGTCGATCCCCTCTATTTCTATCTGCCGATTTTGACTATATTGAAACTGTcgaaattttattgaataacttCGCTAATCCTGATTTATGTGACGATAAAAAGATATCTCCActccatttatcatgtttaaatgGAAACATCGAAATGGTTAAATTGTTGATAAATTCTATGTGTAGCAAGAACATTCGTAATTATTTTGGCCATACACCACTCACATTTGCATCATTGTTAGGTCATACAGATATTGTCACATTTCTGCTAGAAAATGAGAGTGATGCTAATGCTATAAGTAAAAACAACAATACCGCATTACATGCTGCCTGTTACTTTGACAACGTGGAAATTGTTCAATTACTACTAGATTATGAATGTGATCCAAGTATATTGTCTATATATAAGGAATCTCCACTTTTAGTTGCTTGTGCGAATAACAGCATTTTATCAGCAGGAGTATTATTAGAAAACGGGTGCAACCCTAATATGTATACACAAATTGAAGGGATGTATGTTCCGTAA
- the LOC134692504 gene encoding ankyrin-1-like encodes MNYKDTLPIGIQDDTYSLMCALLLENAELYESVFAKLAMMMNELSFIYLKGPLTKPQSSFNMTPLFMASSYRFVNLVKLLLQRRANQNLGNGCSETPLFFAAEHGFIEIVNLLLEFKADLNICNNKNISPLQAAAVNGFSEIVSLLLRNGANPNYDDEVNGPPLILATHRCFCDVVELLLKFDADPNIFNFQGETCLHLASDIGDVEIVRLLLQNNADPNVVDNSLNTPLHIASHIMRKLVFVTSRLWIGRTLY; translated from the coding sequence ATGAATTATAAAGACACACTACCCATTGGAATTCAGGATGACACATACTCACTGATGTGTGCACTACTTCTAGAAAATGCAGAGTTATATGAAAGTGTGTTTGCAAAACTTGCAATGATGATGAATgaactttcttttatttacttaaaagGCCCATTAACAAAACCGCAATCATCGTTTAATATGACTCCACTTTTTATGGCATCATCATACAGATTCGTTAATTTAGTTAAATTGTTGCTGCAGCGCCGCGCTAATCAAAATTTGGGAAATGGTTGTAGTGAAACTCCGTTATTTTTTGCGGCTGAACATGGATTCATAGAGattgtaaatttgcttttaGAATTTAAGGCTGATCTAAATATAtgtaacaacaaaaacatatcaCCGTTGCAGGCAGCAGCAGTGAATGGATTTTCTGAAATTGTGTCTTTGTTATTAAGAAATGGAGCAAATCCTAACTATGATGATGAAGTGAATGGCCCACCACTGATCCTTGCTACACACAGATGTTTTTGTGATGTTGTTGAACTACTTTTGAAATTTGATGCTGAtccaaatattttcaatttccaAGGCGAAACGTGTTTGCACTTGGCTTCTGATATCGGTGATGTTGAAATTGTTAGATTACTCCTACAAAATAATGCAGACCCAAACGTTGTTGATAATAGTTTGAATACACCATTACATATAGCGTCACATATTATGCGTAAGCTGGTGTTTGTCACGTCACGTCTATGGATTGGAAGAACATTGTATTAA